The Iamia majanohamensis genome window below encodes:
- a CDS encoding cation:proton antiporter — MLTVGTFAQMPPTPFTPSGAAPGIVVAFVLLDVVLILVAARLCGAVARKVGQPAVVGEIVAGVLLGPSLLGPTLFKLSNPPEFLHCDLTNPATNPDGSPFVASVSSCLFPAQARGTLGILGQIALIFFMFLVGIEVNARSLRGKEKGIGLVSIGVVVVPVLLAFAISPILWKADFVPDFGGPTAPNRLGFTLFVGAMLTVSAFPVMARILQEKGLTTSPMGAIGVASAGVVTVLMFLIIATADGVAKEKDVIDIGRVWVITAVYLALMLLVVKRLLAPLGRVYERAGTITPDMFAIFIGVAVASGYVADRIGINVIVGGFMAGLVIPEPRKEIWREMSGKIGDLTAIVLLPIFLAFSGLATDFTKLSVAALPGIAALLVAAVVGKLVGGAVFARLGGLSWAEGTVLGVLLNCRGLLVLVAALVAVNAGAISPLLQLGGVVVALVTTAMTGPLFDATIKRVPTPDEPEPEPLATTTD, encoded by the coding sequence GTGCTCACCGTCGGAACGTTCGCCCAGATGCCGCCCACCCCGTTCACCCCGTCGGGGGCGGCGCCGGGGATCGTGGTCGCCTTCGTCCTCCTCGACGTGGTGCTCATCCTCGTCGCGGCGCGCCTGTGCGGCGCGGTGGCCCGCAAGGTCGGCCAGCCCGCCGTCGTCGGCGAGATCGTCGCCGGCGTCCTGCTCGGGCCCTCGCTGCTCGGACCCACGCTGTTCAAGCTGTCGAACCCGCCCGAGTTCCTGCACTGCGACCTGACCAACCCGGCCACCAACCCCGACGGCTCGCCCTTCGTGGCCAGCGTGTCGTCGTGCCTGTTCCCGGCCCAGGCCCGGGGCACGCTCGGGATCCTGGGCCAGATCGCCCTCATCTTCTTCATGTTCCTCGTCGGCATCGAGGTCAACGCCCGCTCGCTGCGGGGCAAGGAGAAGGGCATCGGCCTGGTGTCGATCGGCGTCGTGGTCGTGCCGGTGCTGCTCGCCTTCGCCATCAGCCCGATCCTCTGGAAGGCCGACTTCGTCCCCGACTTCGGCGGCCCCACCGCCCCCAACCGGCTCGGGTTCACCCTCTTCGTCGGGGCCATGCTCACCGTGAGCGCCTTCCCCGTGATGGCCCGCATCCTCCAGGAGAAGGGCCTCACCACCAGCCCCATGGGGGCCATCGGCGTGGCCTCCGCCGGCGTCGTGACGGTCCTGATGTTCCTGATCATCGCCACCGCCGACGGGGTGGCCAAGGAGAAGGACGTCATCGACATCGGCCGGGTGTGGGTGATCACCGCCGTCTACCTCGCCCTCATGCTCCTGGTGGTCAAGCGCCTGCTCGCCCCGCTGGGGCGGGTGTACGAGCGGGCCGGGACCATCACCCCGGACATGTTCGCCATCTTCATCGGGGTGGCCGTGGCGTCCGGCTACGTCGCCGACCGCATCGGCATCAACGTGATCGTGGGCGGGTTCATGGCCGGCCTGGTGATCCCCGAGCCCCGCAAGGAGATCTGGCGGGAGATGTCGGGCAAGATCGGCGACCTCACCGCCATCGTGCTGCTGCCCATCTTCCTCGCCTTCAGCGGCCTGGCCACCGACTTCACCAAGCTGTCCGTCGCCGCCCTGCCCGGCATCGCCGCCCTCCTCGTGGCCGCGGTGGTCGGCAAGCTGGTGGGCGGCGCCGTGTTCGCCCGCCTGGGCGGGCTCAGCTGGGCCGAGGGCACCGTGCTGGGCGTGCTCCTCAACTGCCGGGGACTGCTGGTGCTGGTGGCCGCCCTGGTGGCCGTCAACGCCGGGGCCATCAGCCCGCTGCTCCAGCTGGGCGGGGTGGTCGTGGCCCTGGTGACCACGGCCATGACCGGACCGCTGTTCGACGCCACCATCAAGAGGGTGCCGACCCCCGACGAGCCCGAGCCCGAACCGCTCGCGACCACGACCGACTGA
- the pknB gene encoding Stk1 family PASTA domain-containing Ser/Thr kinase, with protein sequence MSDDTTTYNGRYEVQRRIARGGMADVFLAKDLLLARPVAVKVLFPEFASDPAFVARFRREAQAAANLNHPNIVGVYDWGQEGGTYYIVMEFIDGRSLSEILRTQGTPPAKTAAGIVADVAAALGFAHTNGVVHRDIKPGNIMITNAGHVKVADFGIARAMTASAEDNLTQTGSVMGTATYFSPEQAQGHDVSGRSDLYSLGIVMYEMAHGKPPFVADSPIAVAYKHVQEAPTPLRDQHPEVPEAYEAITMRLLSKAPEDRYRDADALRADLRRFAEGQRVRAAGPAPRAAAGDATTVGPAIAGVGAGAAAGAGAAAASRTGTGPPVPPGRPPGETDGEGDPDQPETRRSRTGWFVLLLLVALAVLGGLLFAFASVLGIGQDETGVEVPDVTGETVQAAELILIDAGFDVDKTARQSSPTVPLDEVISQDPGAGEDAEEGSTVRLVISTGPPAAEQAELPEVEGLPVEEATLLLTEAGFTNVVPELRDDELVPEGDVIRQSPAGGTQQPVDTTIQLIVSSGPPPTTAPPSTSPPSTSPPTTSPPTTEAPTTTEAPTTTSPPTTTTTTTTTTTTTTTTTTTTTTTTTPGP encoded by the coding sequence ATGAGTGACGACACCACCACCTACAACGGACGCTACGAGGTCCAGCGGCGCATCGCGCGCGGCGGCATGGCCGACGTGTTCCTGGCCAAGGACCTGCTCCTGGCCCGGCCGGTGGCGGTCAAGGTGCTGTTCCCGGAGTTCGCCAGCGACCCCGCCTTCGTGGCCCGCTTCCGCCGGGAGGCCCAGGCCGCGGCCAACCTGAACCACCCCAACATCGTGGGCGTCTACGACTGGGGCCAGGAGGGCGGCACCTACTACATCGTCATGGAGTTCATCGACGGGCGCAGCCTGTCGGAGATCCTCCGCACCCAGGGCACCCCGCCGGCCAAGACGGCGGCCGGCATCGTCGCCGACGTGGCCGCCGCCCTCGGCTTCGCCCACACCAACGGCGTGGTCCACCGCGACATCAAGCCCGGCAACATCATGATCACCAACGCCGGGCACGTGAAGGTGGCCGACTTCGGCATCGCCCGGGCCATGACCGCCTCGGCCGAGGACAACCTCACCCAGACCGGCTCGGTGATGGGCACGGCCACCTACTTCTCGCCCGAGCAGGCCCAGGGCCACGACGTGAGCGGCCGCAGCGACCTCTACTCGCTGGGGATCGTCATGTACGAGATGGCCCACGGCAAGCCGCCGTTCGTGGCCGACAGCCCGATCGCGGTGGCCTACAAGCACGTGCAGGAGGCGCCGACGCCCCTGCGGGACCAGCACCCCGAGGTGCCGGAGGCCTACGAGGCCATCACCATGCGGCTGCTCTCCAAGGCGCCCGAGGACCGCTACCGCGACGCGGATGCCCTCCGCGCCGACCTGCGGCGCTTCGCCGAGGGCCAGCGGGTGCGAGCGGCCGGCCCCGCGCCCCGGGCGGCCGCGGGCGACGCCACCACGGTGGGCCCGGCCATCGCCGGGGTCGGCGCAGGCGCCGCGGCCGGGGCCGGGGCCGCAGCAGCGTCGCGCACCGGGACCGGCCCCCCGGTGCCGCCGGGGCGCCCCCCCGGCGAGACCGACGGCGAGGGCGACCCGGACCAGCCCGAGACGCGCCGGTCCCGCACCGGCTGGTTCGTCCTGCTGCTCCTGGTCGCCCTCGCGGTGCTGGGCGGGCTGCTGTTCGCCTTCGCCTCGGTGCTCGGCATCGGCCAGGACGAGACGGGCGTCGAGGTCCCCGACGTCACCGGGGAGACGGTGCAGGCGGCCGAGCTGATCCTCATCGACGCCGGCTTCGACGTGGACAAGACGGCCCGGCAGTCCAGCCCCACGGTGCCCCTCGACGAGGTGATCAGCCAGGACCCGGGGGCGGGCGAGGACGCCGAGGAGGGCAGCACCGTCCGGCTGGTCATCTCCACCGGGCCCCCCGCAGCCGAGCAGGCCGAGCTGCCCGAGGTCGAGGGCCTGCCGGTCGAGGAGGCCACCCTCCTGCTCACCGAGGCCGGCTTCACCAACGTCGTGCCCGAGCTGCGCGACGACGAGCTGGTGCCCGAGGGCGACGTGATCCGCCAGAGCCCGGCCGGGGGCACCCAGCAGCCCGTCGACACCACCATCCAGCTCATCGTCTCGAGCGGGCCGCCGCCCACCACCGCCCCGCCGAGCACGTCGCCCCCGTCGACCTCGCCGCCGACCACCTCGCCGCCGACGACCGAGGCCCCCACCACCACCGAGGCGCCGACCACCACGTCGCCGCCCACCACCACGACGACCACGACCACGACGACCACGACCACCACCACGACCACGACGACGACCACCACCACGACCACCCCCGGCCCCTGA
- a CDS encoding peptidoglycan D,D-transpeptidase FtsI family protein: MDRQIKKLGIALVVCFGLLFAQVNYIQFFGAERLNERPDNTREQTREFARPRGQILAADGSVLAFSVEERSQFRYRRIYPEGALFGPVTGYYSAILGATGVERSYGNELSGTTPELRFGNLSDLFVDRENVGNVHLTLRRDVQQIATELLGDREGSVVALDPRTGAVDAMVSFPSYDPNPLSSNDTEATDIKTVLDADPENPLLFRAYQDIFFPGSTFKVVTASTAVEAGIVTQDSPDYPVQSGFDVDFTDQDLRNFGGSSCGGTLFEILRESCNWSFAQMGVDLGPERMIAGAEAYGFNAEPPVDLPAPATSQFPTEFPDDEGNGPLARASIGQGDVSASPLQMALVTAGIVNGGSVPTPHVMDRVTDEEGEVVSTFAPSEWTRATSAETADVIRRGMVEVAQPGGTAEGLQIPGLEVGGKTGTAQLGTDPPRSHAWILGFAGPPGQPPEVAVAVIVEGQDGASEQTGGRVAAPIARAVMEAVLAARGGQ; the protein is encoded by the coding sequence ATGGACCGCCAGATCAAGAAGCTGGGCATCGCCCTGGTGGTGTGCTTCGGCCTGCTCTTCGCGCAGGTCAACTACATCCAGTTCTTCGGGGCCGAGCGCCTCAACGAACGGCCCGACAACACCCGGGAGCAGACCCGGGAGTTCGCCCGGCCCCGCGGCCAGATCCTCGCCGCCGACGGGTCGGTGCTCGCCTTCTCCGTCGAGGAGCGCTCGCAGTTCCGGTACCGCCGCATCTACCCGGAGGGGGCGCTGTTCGGGCCCGTCACCGGCTACTACAGCGCCATCCTGGGCGCCACCGGGGTGGAGCGCTCCTACGGCAACGAGCTGTCGGGCACCACCCCCGAGCTCCGCTTCGGCAACCTCTCGGACCTCTTCGTCGACCGGGAGAACGTGGGCAACGTCCACCTCACGCTGCGCCGGGACGTGCAGCAGATCGCCACCGAGCTGCTCGGCGACCGGGAGGGCTCGGTGGTGGCCCTCGACCCCCGCACCGGGGCCGTCGACGCCATGGTCAGCTTCCCCAGCTACGACCCCAACCCGCTGTCGAGCAACGACACCGAGGCCACCGACATCAAGACCGTCCTCGACGCCGACCCCGAGAACCCCCTCCTGTTCCGGGCCTACCAGGACATCTTCTTCCCGGGCTCCACGTTCAAGGTGGTGACCGCCTCGACCGCGGTGGAGGCCGGCATCGTCACCCAGGACTCGCCCGACTACCCGGTGCAGTCCGGCTTCGACGTGGACTTCACCGACCAGGACCTGCGCAACTTCGGCGGCTCGTCCTGTGGCGGCACGCTCTTCGAGATCCTCCGGGAGTCCTGCAACTGGTCCTTCGCCCAGATGGGCGTCGACCTGGGCCCGGAGCGGATGATCGCCGGGGCCGAGGCCTACGGCTTCAACGCCGAGCCCCCCGTCGACCTCCCCGCCCCGGCCACCAGCCAGTTCCCCACCGAGTTCCCCGACGACGAGGGCAACGGGCCCCTCGCCCGGGCGTCCATCGGCCAGGGCGACGTCAGCGCCAGCCCGCTGCAGATGGCCCTGGTCACCGCGGGGATCGTCAACGGCGGCTCGGTCCCCACCCCGCACGTGATGGACCGGGTCACCGACGAGGAGGGCGAGGTGGTCTCCACCTTCGCCCCCTCCGAGTGGACGCGGGCCACCAGCGCGGAGACGGCCGACGTCATCCGCCGGGGCATGGTCGAGGTGGCCCAGCCGGGCGGCACCGCCGAGGGGCTCCAGATCCCGGGCCTGGAGGTCGGGGGCAAGACCGGCACGGCCCAGCTGGGCACCGACCCGCCCCGCTCCCACGCCTGGATCCTCGGCTTCGCCGGCCCGCCCGGCCAGCCCCCCGAGGTCGCGGTGGCCGTGATCGTCGAGGGCCAGGACGGGGCGAGCGAGCAGACCGGCGGCCGGGTCGCGGCGCCCATCGCCCGCGCCGTCATGGAGGCCGTCCTCGCCGCCCGGGGCGGCCAGTGA
- a CDS encoding FtsW/RodA/SpoVE family cell cycle protein — protein sequence MIERMRRRGELVMLLLAGAVVAGAYVVATLGRTASVPADIGPFLVLVLVLFAGAHIAIRKLAPGADGTLLPLAVLLNGVGYVFIARLREDLAAKQAGWIFLGLVAFVVTLAVVRRPRDLERYRYIALFVGVGLVMVPLVPVLGQTINGARIWIRLGPAQFQPGEFAKLFLALFFAAYLVEKRELLALASWPRRRPILPDPKHLGPVLVAWGIAVVVITAERDLGTALLFFALFIVLLWVATGRAGYLLVGAGSFALAAFASWTLFSHVQDRVTNWINPWADPLGGGYQIIQGWYALADGGVAGQGLGLGLSGAPPGCDPAQGACDGRLPEAQNDFIFAVIGEELGLIGSAAVIAAFVLLVGTGLRIAASQEGAFEKLLATGLTTLLGVQTLIILGGVTRLLPLTGVALPFVSYGGTSVVANYVLLALLVRLSDDAHQRRQRKARRVGALAGAG from the coding sequence GTGATCGAGCGCATGCGCCGACGGGGCGAGCTGGTCATGCTCCTGCTGGCCGGTGCGGTGGTGGCCGGCGCCTACGTCGTGGCCACCCTGGGCCGGACCGCGTCGGTCCCGGCCGACATCGGTCCGTTCCTCGTGCTGGTGCTGGTCCTCTTCGCCGGGGCCCACATCGCCATCCGCAAGCTGGCGCCGGGTGCCGACGGCACCCTCCTGCCCCTCGCGGTCCTGCTCAACGGCGTCGGCTACGTCTTCATCGCCCGCCTGCGCGAGGACCTGGCCGCCAAGCAGGCGGGCTGGATCTTCCTCGGCCTGGTCGCCTTCGTGGTGACCCTCGCCGTGGTGCGCCGACCCCGCGACCTGGAGCGCTACCGCTACATCGCGCTGTTCGTCGGCGTCGGGCTGGTGATGGTGCCGCTCGTGCCCGTGCTGGGCCAGACCATCAACGGGGCCCGCATCTGGATCCGGCTCGGGCCCGCCCAGTTCCAGCCCGGCGAGTTCGCCAAGCTCTTCCTCGCCCTCTTCTTCGCCGCCTACCTGGTGGAGAAGCGCGAGCTGCTGGCCCTCGCGTCCTGGCCCCGGCGCCGGCCCATCCTCCCCGACCCCAAGCACCTGGGCCCGGTGCTGGTCGCCTGGGGCATCGCCGTGGTGGTCATCACCGCCGAGCGCGACCTCGGCACCGCCCTGCTCTTCTTCGCCCTGTTCATCGTCCTGCTCTGGGTGGCCACCGGTCGGGCCGGCTACCTGCTGGTGGGGGCGGGCTCGTTCGCCCTGGCCGCGTTCGCGTCGTGGACGCTCTTCAGCCACGTCCAGGACCGGGTCACCAACTGGATCAACCCGTGGGCCGACCCGCTCGGCGGGGGCTACCAGATCATCCAGGGCTGGTACGCCCTGGCCGACGGCGGGGTGGCCGGCCAGGGCCTGGGCCTGGGCCTCAGCGGAGCCCCGCCGGGGTGCGACCCCGCCCAGGGGGCCTGCGACGGACGCCTCCCCGAGGCCCAGAACGACTTCATCTTCGCGGTGATCGGCGAGGAGCTGGGCCTCATCGGCAGCGCCGCCGTCATCGCCGCCTTCGTCCTCCTCGTCGGCACCGGGCTCCGCATCGCGGCCAGCCAGGAGGGTGCCTTCGAGAAGCTGCTGGCCACCGGGCTCACCACCCTCCTCGGCGTCCAGACGCTCATCATCCTCGGCGGCGTCACCCGCCTGCTGCCCCTCACCGGCGTCGCCCTCCCGTTCGTCTCCTACGGGGGCACCTCGGTGGTGGCCAACTACGTGCTGCTGGCCCTGCTCGTCCGCCTGTCCGACGACGCCCACCAGCGCCGCCAGCGCAAGGCCCGTCGGGTCGGCGCCCTCGCCGGGGCCGGCTGA
- a CDS encoding Stp1/IreP family PP2C-type Ser/Thr phosphatase → MTTFRAGAASDVGQIRSNNQDSKLVVESTSVFAVADGMGGHQGGEVASAIAVETLEAVITEPTVDTLVEAVKEANRRIFARAADDDELRGMGTTLVAIALVNQEADEEEVAWVNVGDSRVYLLRDDELNQLSQDHSLVEDLRRGGQLSEEEAAVHPQRNILTRALGIDEAVQVDTDSVMPFVGDRFLLCSDGLFNEVERPVIIDVLRSVEDPDAAAAELVRLANEGGGRDNITCVVVDVTDDGGRAVRAREAAAAAAASAAAARAEAGEDPTLPPLGDGEGPDGAAPTTATVETPATQGDPAVADGDPTPPAGLPAAPPPVTEPDPDAATAPAAGDDVTEAFAAPVVAGASGATYPDADDAPDSSTDPDDLPFGRTTEDVFADLDSAGGRHWVLTALGAVVVLALVLGGAYLAGSWYAGRTYFLTAQDGEVQIYRGQPGGFLVFDPSLEEASGVAIEDLTADERAEVEAEPEFDSLQDARTQVNTLQTSAEQRADEEEAPTTTTTEAPTTTTRPGASTTTSPTTTTEGP, encoded by the coding sequence GTGACCACCTTCCGGGCCGGCGCGGCCAGCGACGTGGGCCAGATCCGGTCCAACAACCAGGACTCCAAGCTGGTGGTGGAGAGCACCTCGGTGTTCGCGGTGGCCGACGGCATGGGCGGCCACCAGGGTGGCGAGGTGGCCTCGGCCATCGCCGTCGAGACCCTCGAGGCCGTCATCACCGAGCCGACCGTCGACACCCTGGTCGAGGCGGTGAAGGAGGCCAACCGGCGCATCTTCGCCCGGGCCGCCGACGATGACGAGCTCCGGGGGATGGGCACCACCCTGGTGGCCATCGCCCTGGTGAACCAGGAGGCCGACGAGGAGGAGGTGGCCTGGGTCAACGTGGGCGACTCGCGCGTCTACCTCCTGCGCGACGACGAGCTGAACCAGCTCAGCCAGGACCACAGCCTGGTCGAGGACCTGCGCCGGGGCGGGCAGCTGAGCGAGGAGGAGGCCGCGGTCCACCCGCAGCGCAACATCCTCACCCGGGCCCTCGGCATCGACGAGGCCGTCCAGGTCGACACCGACTCGGTCATGCCCTTCGTGGGTGACCGCTTCCTGCTCTGCAGCGACGGCCTGTTCAACGAGGTCGAGCGGCCGGTCATCATCGACGTGCTGCGCTCCGTCGAGGACCCCGACGCGGCTGCGGCCGAGCTGGTGCGCCTGGCCAACGAGGGCGGCGGGCGCGACAACATCACCTGCGTCGTCGTCGACGTCACCGACGACGGCGGACGGGCGGTGCGGGCCCGTGAGGCGGCGGCCGCCGCCGCGGCCTCCGCCGCTGCGGCCCGGGCCGAGGCGGGCGAGGACCCGACCCTGCCACCGCTCGGCGACGGGGAGGGGCCCGACGGCGCGGCCCCGACGACCGCCACGGTCGAGACGCCCGCCACCCAGGGGGACCCGGCCGTCGCCGACGGCGACCCCACCCCGCCCGCGGGCCTCCCCGCGGCGCCCCCGCCGGTCACCGAGCCCGACCCGGACGCGGCGACCGCCCCCGCCGCGGGCGACGACGTGACCGAGGCCTTCGCCGCCCCCGTCGTGGCCGGCGCGTCGGGTGCCACCTACCCGGACGCCGACGACGCCCCCGACAGCAGCACCGACCCCGACGACCTTCCGTTCGGCCGGACCACCGAGGACGTGTTCGCCGACCTCGACAGCGCCGGGGGCCGGCACTGGGTCCTCACCGCCCTCGGCGCGGTGGTCGTGCTCGCCCTGGTGCTGGGCGGGGCCTACCTGGCCGGGTCCTGGTACGCGGGCCGCACCTACTTCCTCACGGCCCAGGACGGCGAGGTCCAGATCTACCGGGGCCAGCCCGGCGGGTTCCTCGTGTTCGACCCGTCGCTGGAGGAGGCCTCGGGGGTGGCGATCGAGGACCTCACCGCCGACGAGCGCGCCGAGGTCGAGGCCGAGCCCGAGTTCGACTCCCTCCAGGACGCCCGCACCCAGGTCAACACCCTGCAGACCTCGGCCGAGCAGCGGGCCGACGAGGAGGAGGCGCCCACCACGACCACCACCGAGGCGCCCACCACGACCACGCGCCCCGGCGCCAGCACCACCACGTCCCCGACGACGACCACCGAGGGCCCGTGA
- a CDS encoding FHA domain-containing protein — translation MSEALLTILKLCVLALLYLFFFRVLRAVWLEINPPPALERAGGSGGGGAAPTAAKTRKRGRKVPTQLTVVEPEDQRGRVIPLVDEMTVGRASGCHVAIPEDTFASQIHARIYSRDGQTWVEDLGSTNGTFVNRAKVTTATAVRRGDLVQIGHTVMELG, via the coding sequence ATGTCCGAGGCGCTCCTGACCATCCTCAAGCTCTGCGTGCTCGCGCTGCTCTACCTGTTCTTCTTCCGCGTCCTGCGGGCCGTGTGGCTGGAGATCAACCCGCCGCCCGCCCTGGAGCGCGCCGGGGGCAGCGGGGGCGGGGGGGCCGCGCCCACTGCGGCCAAGACCAGGAAGCGGGGTCGCAAGGTCCCCACCCAGCTCACCGTGGTCGAGCCCGAGGACCAGAGGGGCCGGGTCATCCCCCTCGTCGACGAGATGACCGTCGGCCGGGCGTCGGGCTGCCACGTGGCCATCCCCGAGGACACCTTCGCCTCCCAGATCCACGCCCGCATCTACAGCCGGGACGGCCAGACCTGGGTCGAGGACCTGGGCTCGACCAACGGCACCTTCGTCAACCGGGCGAAGGTCACGACGGCCACCGCGGTGCGCCGCGGCGACCTCGTCCAGATCGGCCACACCGTCATGGAGCTCGGATGA
- a CDS encoding FhaA domain-containing protein, producing the protein MSLKGFERRLEQAVEGTFSRVFRSGLRPVEIGRRLTREMDIGRSIDVRGRTVVPNDFTVVLSEEDRASFEEIADSLTRELADAAREHARDEGYSFLGPVAVVLEAGGVRTGTCQVRARLREGHGGAGAGSLVLPTGDRIPLGEDVITIGRRAESTIVLSDPNVSRNHAEIRPAGAGWVLVDLGSTNGSRVNGARISIHPLEDGNEISFGNTHIWFEAS; encoded by the coding sequence ATGAGCCTCAAGGGCTTCGAGCGCCGTCTGGAGCAGGCCGTCGAGGGCACGTTCTCCCGCGTGTTCCGCTCCGGGCTGCGACCCGTGGAGATCGGCCGACGCCTCACCCGGGAGATGGACATCGGCCGCTCCATCGACGTCCGGGGCCGCACCGTCGTCCCCAACGACTTCACCGTGGTCCTGAGCGAGGAGGACCGGGCCAGCTTCGAGGAGATCGCCGACAGCCTCACCCGCGAGCTGGCCGACGCGGCCCGCGAGCACGCCCGCGACGAGGGCTACTCCTTCCTCGGCCCGGTGGCGGTGGTGCTGGAGGCCGGGGGCGTGCGCACCGGCACCTGCCAGGTGCGGGCCCGCCTGCGCGAGGGCCACGGCGGCGCCGGGGCCGGGTCGCTCGTGCTCCCCACCGGCGACCGCATCCCCCTCGGCGAGGACGTCATCACCATCGGCCGGCGGGCCGAGTCCACCATCGTCCTCTCGGACCCCAACGTCAGCCGCAACCACGCCGAGATCCGCCCCGCCGGGGCCGGGTGGGTGCTGGTCGACCTGGGCTCCACCAACGGGTCCCGGGTCAACGGGGCTCGGATCTCGATCCACCCCCTCGAGGACGGCAACGAGATCAGCTTCGGCAACACCCACATCTGGTTCGAGGCCAGCTGA
- a CDS encoding DUF418 domain-containing protein, with protein sequence MQPWAPPPPAPPPPRAGEAPAPVAESERRPMVDVLRAVALLGVVVVNVAAYRRGVGPNLAAAGGRVGGGVDPLTVTLSALAEGRFYPLFSFLFGWGLAVQDARARARGRSVVGPWLRRCGVLLVLGAAHALLLFDGDILTTYAVLGVGLLLVRPLRPGWLAALGATLVVLQGLFTTGLVTLATAFSDPEGLGVTRLRSDVLADLAADARTYGGGSFGDVLALRAGHLATDYPLGLLTVGGTVAGMMCLGMAAARVGWVDPGRWPGWLHRAMVPLWVVGLALSVPAAWLVGDTALGTLDVGRAALSWALYSLLGPAVALAWAGAVLRAGEVPALRRALGLLAPAGRMTLTLYLSQSLLASFAFNGYGLDLGDRLGIGAAVALSVGIWLVQVVLATLWLKAFTMGPVEALARAAAYLRWPSVRRRAEPSPLAAVPGGR encoded by the coding sequence GTGCAGCCCTGGGCCCCGCCCCCGCCCGCCCCCCCTCCGCCGCGGGCCGGCGAGGCGCCGGCGCCGGTGGCCGAGTCCGAGCGGCGGCCCATGGTCGACGTGCTGCGCGCCGTGGCCCTGCTCGGCGTGGTGGTGGTCAACGTGGCCGCCTACCGGCGGGGCGTGGGCCCCAACCTGGCCGCCGCCGGGGGCCGGGTGGGCGGCGGCGTCGACCCGCTGACGGTCACCCTGTCGGCCCTGGCCGAGGGGCGCTTCTACCCCCTCTTCTCGTTCCTCTTCGGCTGGGGCTTGGCCGTCCAGGACGCCCGGGCCCGGGCGCGGGGCCGCTCGGTCGTCGGGCCCTGGCTCCGGCGCTGCGGCGTGCTGCTCGTGCTGGGCGCGGCCCACGCCCTGCTGCTCTTCGACGGCGACATCCTCACCACCTACGCGGTGCTCGGCGTGGGCCTGCTGCTGGTCCGGCCCCTCCGACCGGGGTGGCTGGCGGCCCTGGGCGCCACCCTCGTGGTCCTCCAGGGCCTGTTCACCACCGGCCTGGTCACCCTGGCCACCGCCTTCTCGGACCCCGAGGGCCTCGGGGTCACCCGGCTGCGCTCCGACGTGCTCGCCGACCTGGCCGCCGATGCCCGCACCTACGGCGGTGGCAGCTTCGGCGACGTGCTCGCCCTCCGGGCCGGGCACCTGGCCACCGACTACCCCCTCGGGCTGCTCACCGTGGGCGGCACCGTGGCCGGGATGATGTGCCTGGGCATGGCCGCGGCCCGGGTGGGCTGGGTCGACCCCGGCCGCTGGCCCGGGTGGCTGCACCGGGCCATGGTCCCGCTCTGGGTGGTGGGCCTGGCCCTGTCGGTGCCGGCCGCCTGGCTGGTGGGCGACACCGCCCTGGGCACCCTCGACGTCGGCCGGGCCGCGCTCTCGTGGGCGCTGTACTCGCTGCTCGGGCCGGCCGTGGCCCTGGCCTGGGCCGGGGCCGTCCTCCGGGCCGGGGAGGTGCCGGCCCTCCGCCGCGCCCTCGGGCTCCTCGCCCCCGCGGGCCGAATGACCCTCACCCTCTACCTGTCGCAGTCGCTGCTCGCCTCCTTCGCCTTCAACGGCTACGGCCTCGACCTGGGCGACCGCCTCGGCATCGGCGCCGCCGTGGCCCTCTCGGTCGGCATCTGGCTCGTGCAGGTGGTGCTGGCCACCCTGTGGCTCAAGGCCTTCACCATGGGCCCGGTCGAGGCCCTGGCCCGGGCCGCGGCCTACCTGCGCTGGCCGTCGGTCCGTCGCCGGGCCGAGCCATCTCCCTTGGCGGCCGTGCCGGGCGGCCGCTAG
- a CDS encoding response regulator — MTPPPAGRVLVVDDEPQIRRALATNLRARGHEVDLAATGEEALVVAADRHPDLVLVDLGLPGIDGIEVVEGLRGWSEVPIIVLTVRDDEADKVAALDAGADDYVTKPFGMNEVLARMRAALRRAAPGTPEEAVVEVGELRIDLADRRLQRAGEEVHLTPTEWGLVEQLARHRGRLVTQRQLLQAVWGPAYETETNYLRVHMANLRRKVEVDPSRPRHFTTEPGMGYRLVSAPEGGP, encoded by the coding sequence GTGACCCCACCCCCCGCCGGACGCGTCCTCGTCGTCGACGACGAGCCGCAGATCCGTCGGGCCCTGGCCACCAACCTGCGGGCCCGGGGCCACGAGGTCGACCTGGCCGCGACCGGCGAGGAGGCCCTGGTGGTGGCGGCCGACCGCCACCCCGACCTGGTGCTGGTCGACCTCGGGCTGCCGGGCATCGACGGCATCGAGGTGGTCGAGGGCCTGCGGGGCTGGAGCGAGGTGCCGATCATCGTGCTCACCGTGCGCGACGACGAGGCCGACAAGGTGGCCGCCCTCGACGCCGGGGCCGACGACTACGTGACCAAGCCCTTCGGCATGAACGAGGTGCTGGCCCGCATGCGGGCCGCCCTGCGCCGGGCCGCGCCGGGCACGCCCGAGGAGGCGGTGGTGGAGGTGGGAGAGCTCCGCATCGACCTGGCCGACCGGCGCCTGCAGCGGGCCGGCGAGGAGGTGCACCTCACCCCGACGGAGTGGGGCCTCGTCGAGCAGCTGGCCCGCCACCGCGGCCGCCTGGTCACCCAGCGCCAGCTCCTCCAGGCGGTGTGGGGCCCCGCCTACGAGACCGAGACCAACTACCTGCGGGTCCACATGGCGAACCTGCGCCGCAAGGTCGAGGTCGACCCCTCACGCCCGCGCCACTTCACCACCGAGCCCGGGATGGGCTACCGCCTCGTCTCGGCTCCCGAGGGCGGGCCCTGA